A DNA window from Setaria viridis chromosome 2, Setaria_viridis_v4.0, whole genome shotgun sequence contains the following coding sequences:
- the LOC117843521 gene encoding serine/threonine-protein kinase Nek3 isoform X2, giving the protein MEQYEVLEQIGKGSFGSALLVRHKVEKKRYVLKKIRLARQTDRCRRSAHQEMELIAKVRNPYIVEYKEAWVEKGCYVCIVIGYCEGGDMSEAIKKAKSDHFSEERLCMWLVQLLMALDYLHVNHILHRDVKCSNIFLTKEQNIRLGDFGLAKVLTSDDLACSVVGTPSYMCPELLADIPYGSKSDIWSLGCCIYEMAALKPAFKAFDMQALINKINKSVVAPLPTMYSGAFRGLVKSMLRKSPDHRPSASELLKHPHLQHYMFKLQLKSTLPHNLFSAKLPTKHNTNKTALSDTEDNSKLKYSKSHSFKLARAVKLDQSTDAHDPPSSTRTGKDCPELLSEQMEGLSIQVTKNVVDEVKHEKYSKATRPPAPTPRRSSSTPRRRLQPSKTFHARTAHKEPPQSGSSTDQMGQATRRESLPLRMIKTPEKRQATNILTRLKSPDVSVNSPRIDRIAEFPLASSENPLHHITKLVLPSIIDQSITKDKCTFQVLRSDSENYSDSPDIDLLGADNSPRSSSDWRQRRFDTRSYQQRAEALEGLLEFSAQLLQQERFEELGILLKPFGPGKASPRETAIWLSRSLKEVGL; this is encoded by the exons ATGGAGCAATACGAGGTGTTGGAGCAAATTGGGAAGGGTTCATTCGGCTCTGCGCTCCTGGTGAGGCACAAAGTTGAGAAGAAGAG GTATGTCTTGAAGAagatccgcctcgcccgccagACCGACCGGTGCCGCCGATCAGCACACCAGGAG ATGGAGCTCATTGCAAAAGTAAGGAACCCTTACATTGTGGAGTACAAAGAGGCTTGGGTAGAGAAG GGTTGCTACGTGTGTATTGTCATCGGTTACTGCGAGGGAGGGGACAT GTCAGAAGCCATTAAGAAGGCTAAGAGCGACCATTTCTCAGAAGAG AGGCTGTGTATGTGGCTTGTGCAGCTCCTGATGGCACTTGATTACTTACATGTGAATCATATCCTTCATCGCGATGTCAAG TGCTCAAATATATTTCTCACAAAGGAACAAAACATACGGCTTG GTGATTTTGGTCTTGCTAAAGTATTGACTTCTGACGATTTAGCTTGTTCA GTTGTGGGAACTCCAAGTTACATGTGCCCTGAACTTCTTGCTGACATTCCATATGGTTCCAAGTCTGATATATGGTCCCTCG GCTGCTGCATCTATGAGATGGCTGCTTTGAAGCCTGCATTTAAAGCATTT GATATGCAAGCACTGATAAACAAGATTAACAAGTCTGTTGTAGCTCCTCTACCAACTATGTACTCTGGTGCATT TAGGGGACTCGTCAAAAGCATGTTGCGCAAAAGTCCAGATCACAGACCAAGT GCTTCAGAACTGCTTAAGCATCCTCACCTTCAGCACTACATGTTCAAACTCCAATTGAAGTCGACTCTTCCTCACAATTTGTTCTCAGCTAAGCTTCCTACCAAACACAACACAAATAAGACTGCGCTTTCCGACACTGAAGACAATAGCAAACTTAAATACAGCAAGAGCCATTCATTTAAACTAGCAAGGGCTGTAAAACTTGACCAAAGCACTGATGCACATGATCCTCCTAGTTCTACCAGAACTGGGAAGGATTGTCCAGAATTGCTAAGTGAACAAATGGAGGGATTGTCAATCCAAGTTACCAAGAATGTTGTTGATGAAGTGAAACATGAGAAGTATTCAAAAGCTACAAGACCTCCTGCTCCTACTCCAAGAAGGTCATCATCGACACCGAGAAGACGATTACAGCCTTCAAAGACATTTCATGCCAGAACTGCTCACAAGGAG CCTCCACAGTCAGGGTCTTCAACAGACCAAATGGGTCAAGCTACACGGCGAGAATCACTGCCCCTGCGTATGATCAAAACTCCTGAAAAGCGGCAGGCCACCAACATTCTCACCAGATTGAAATCTCCTGATGTTTCAGTAAACTCTCCTCGAATCGACAGAATTGCTGAATTCCCACTGGCATCCTCTGAAAACCCATTACATCACATCACAAAGCTTGTGTTGCCATCTATCATTGATCAATCCATCACCAAGGACAAGTGCACTTTCCAAGTGCTTCGAAGCGACAGCGAAAACTACTCTGACTCGCCTGACATCGACCTTCTTGGTGCTGACAATTCACCCAGAAGCTCATCAGATTGGAGGCAGAGGAGGTTCGACACAAGGTCTTACCAGCAGAGAGCTGAGGCTCTTGAGGGCCTGCTTGAGTTCAGTGCACAGCTGCTACAGCAAGAGAGATTTGAGGAGCTCGGGATCTTGCTCAAGCCTTTTGGACCCGGTAAGGCGTCGCCAAGAGAGACAGCCATATGGTtgtccaggagtttgaaagaAGTTGGACTATAA
- the LOC117843521 gene encoding serine/threonine-protein kinase Nek3 isoform X1 — protein sequence MEQYEVLEQIGKGSFGSALLVRHKVEKKRYVLKKIRLARQTDRCRRSAHQEMELIAKVRNPYIVEYKEAWVEKGCYVCIVIGYCEGGDMSEAIKKAKSDHFSEERLCMWLVQLLMALDYLHVNHILHRDVKCSNIFLTKEQNIRLGDFGLAKVLTSDDLACSVVGTPSYMCPELLADIPYGSKSDIWSLGCCIYEMAALKPAFKAFDMQALINKINKSVVAPLPTMYSGAFRGLVKSMLRKSPDHRPSASELLKHPHLQHYMFKLQLKSTLPHNLFSAKLPTKHNTNKTALSDTEDNSKLKYSKSHSFKLARAVKLDQSTDAHDPPSSTRTGKDCPELLSEQMEGLSIQVTKNVVDEVKHEKYSKATRPPAPTPRRSSSTPRRRLQPSKTFHARTAHKEQPPQSGSSTDQMGQATRRESLPLRMIKTPEKRQATNILTRLKSPDVSVNSPRIDRIAEFPLASSENPLHHITKLVLPSIIDQSITKDKCTFQVLRSDSENYSDSPDIDLLGADNSPRSSSDWRQRRFDTRSYQQRAEALEGLLEFSAQLLQQERFEELGILLKPFGPGKASPRETAIWLSRSLKEVGL from the exons ATGGAGCAATACGAGGTGTTGGAGCAAATTGGGAAGGGTTCATTCGGCTCTGCGCTCCTGGTGAGGCACAAAGTTGAGAAGAAGAG GTATGTCTTGAAGAagatccgcctcgcccgccagACCGACCGGTGCCGCCGATCAGCACACCAGGAG ATGGAGCTCATTGCAAAAGTAAGGAACCCTTACATTGTGGAGTACAAAGAGGCTTGGGTAGAGAAG GGTTGCTACGTGTGTATTGTCATCGGTTACTGCGAGGGAGGGGACAT GTCAGAAGCCATTAAGAAGGCTAAGAGCGACCATTTCTCAGAAGAG AGGCTGTGTATGTGGCTTGTGCAGCTCCTGATGGCACTTGATTACTTACATGTGAATCATATCCTTCATCGCGATGTCAAG TGCTCAAATATATTTCTCACAAAGGAACAAAACATACGGCTTG GTGATTTTGGTCTTGCTAAAGTATTGACTTCTGACGATTTAGCTTGTTCA GTTGTGGGAACTCCAAGTTACATGTGCCCTGAACTTCTTGCTGACATTCCATATGGTTCCAAGTCTGATATATGGTCCCTCG GCTGCTGCATCTATGAGATGGCTGCTTTGAAGCCTGCATTTAAAGCATTT GATATGCAAGCACTGATAAACAAGATTAACAAGTCTGTTGTAGCTCCTCTACCAACTATGTACTCTGGTGCATT TAGGGGACTCGTCAAAAGCATGTTGCGCAAAAGTCCAGATCACAGACCAAGT GCTTCAGAACTGCTTAAGCATCCTCACCTTCAGCACTACATGTTCAAACTCCAATTGAAGTCGACTCTTCCTCACAATTTGTTCTCAGCTAAGCTTCCTACCAAACACAACACAAATAAGACTGCGCTTTCCGACACTGAAGACAATAGCAAACTTAAATACAGCAAGAGCCATTCATTTAAACTAGCAAGGGCTGTAAAACTTGACCAAAGCACTGATGCACATGATCCTCCTAGTTCTACCAGAACTGGGAAGGATTGTCCAGAATTGCTAAGTGAACAAATGGAGGGATTGTCAATCCAAGTTACCAAGAATGTTGTTGATGAAGTGAAACATGAGAAGTATTCAAAAGCTACAAGACCTCCTGCTCCTACTCCAAGAAGGTCATCATCGACACCGAGAAGACGATTACAGCCTTCAAAGACATTTCATGCCAGAACTGCTCACAAGGAG CAGCCTCCACAGTCAGGGTCTTCAACAGACCAAATGGGTCAAGCTACACGGCGAGAATCACTGCCCCTGCGTATGATCAAAACTCCTGAAAAGCGGCAGGCCACCAACATTCTCACCAGATTGAAATCTCCTGATGTTTCAGTAAACTCTCCTCGAATCGACAGAATTGCTGAATTCCCACTGGCATCCTCTGAAAACCCATTACATCACATCACAAAGCTTGTGTTGCCATCTATCATTGATCAATCCATCACCAAGGACAAGTGCACTTTCCAAGTGCTTCGAAGCGACAGCGAAAACTACTCTGACTCGCCTGACATCGACCTTCTTGGTGCTGACAATTCACCCAGAAGCTCATCAGATTGGAGGCAGAGGAGGTTCGACACAAGGTCTTACCAGCAGAGAGCTGAGGCTCTTGAGGGCCTGCTTGAGTTCAGTGCACAGCTGCTACAGCAAGAGAGATTTGAGGAGCTCGGGATCTTGCTCAAGCCTTTTGGACCCGGTAAGGCGTCGCCAAGAGAGACAGCCATATGGTtgtccaggagtttgaaagaAGTTGGACTATAA